In Anopheles gambiae chromosome 2, idAnoGambNW_F1_1, whole genome shotgun sequence, a single window of DNA contains:
- the LOC1274177 gene encoding protein Skeletor, isoforms B/C isoform X2 yields MLLTSGNTSSVRQRSRVIVSVASMILICFLADQTSALQGYYGTKIGDLSELHHGVSGSVYAVDARTLFLKNFNYDGEGPAAYFYVGNTRAPSNKGAHRLRDERGRAGVLRRYRNEDITLSLPEGKTLRDIRWFSVWCDDFSVNFGDVQIRNDLDFPRPTKIAGLSGVHDVSSDNIVIVDAQTLLVPNFSYDGEAPDAKFWVGRGPAPTSQGIRIPDENGKETPLRRYDKKTIVLTLPGDLTVFDIGHFGVWCEAFTVDFGHVRIPDQINVPPSLKMLGISPQRSRSP; encoded by the exons ATGTTGCTAACGAGCGGCAATACAAGCAGCGTCCGGCAGCGATCGAGAGTGATCGTTTCCGTCGCTAGCATGATTTTGATCT GTTTCCTCGCGGACCAGACTAGCGCACTGCAGGGATACTATGGTACCAAGATTGGAGATCTTTCTGAGCTGCATCATGGTGTGTCCGGTTCGGTCTATGCGGTGGATGCCAGGACTCTGTTTCTGAAGAACTTCAACTACGACGGTGAAGGTCCCG CTGCCTACTTCTACGTCGGCAATACGCGAGCCCCTAGCAATAAGGGTGCGCATCGTCTGCGGGATGAGCGGGGCCGGGCCGGCGTGCTGCGGCGGTATCGTAACGAGGACATTACGCTCTCGCTGCCGGAGGGCAAGACGCTGCGCGACATTCGCTGGTTCTCCGTGTGGTGCGATGACTTCTCGGTCAACTTTGGTGATGTGCAGATACGGAACGATCTGGACTTTCCGCGCCCGACCAAGATCGCGGGCCTGAGCGGGGTGCACGATGTCAGCTCGGACAACATCGTGATCGTCGATGCGCAAACGCTGCTCGTACCCAACTTCAGCTACGATGGCGAAGCACCAG ATGCCAAGTTTTGGGTGGGACGAGGGCCAGCACCGACATCGCAGGGTATTCGCATCCCAGACGAGAATGGCAAGGAGACACCGCTGCGTCGCTACGACAAGAAGACGATCGTTCTGACCCTGCCCGGTGATCTGACCGTGTTCGACATCGGTCACTTTGGTGTGTGGTGCGAGGCATTCACTGTCGACTTTGGGCACGTGCGCATCCCGGACCAGATCAATGTGCCACCGTCGCTGAAGATGCTTGGCATCAGCCCACAG CGATCGCGTTCGCCGTAA
- the LOC1274167 gene encoding putative ankyrin repeat protein RF_0580 codes for MPVKTLSSDDWFEIALLKQTTSSITFQWTFRNPLAVPYDLFKVEKCYSVKRDRWETVYWGAGTTLTVRCLEQNLCYSFRASILHQPSDGADFQYAYQSPIFKACTLPNIPSTMGLYRAVKKCQPGLVKRLLHARPELVNVPVHGETFLYLAVRSNSLELINALLDAGANIDLGVPDTGVTPLHLAVYRRNLTLVRHLIERGANVQAQNCVGMTVGHYAVDANDVNMLKYVLAQGVSAETRDRCQWTLIFRALYMRTCVDIVRHLLERKCRLKVKDRLRLTPLYYAQLWGQEEILRLLRRRLKI; via the coding sequence ATGCCGGTGAAAACACTTTCCTCCGACGATTGGTTCGAAATTGCGCTGCTAAAGCAAACCACCTCCTCGATTACCTTCCAGTGGACATTCCGGAACCCGCTCGCTGTGCCGTACGATCTGTTCAAGGTGGAAAAGTGCTACAGCGTCAAGCGGGATCGCTGGGAAACGGTGTACTGGGGCGCCGGTACGACCCTAACCGTGCGCTGCCTCGAGCAGAACCTCTGCTACTCGTTTCGGGCAAGCATCCTGCATCAACCGTCGGACGGTGCCGACTTCCAGTACGCCTATCAGTCGCCCATCTTCAAAGCGTGCACCCTGCCAAACATCCCCTCGACGATGGGACTTTACCGGGCGGTCAAAAAGTGTCAGCCCGGTTTGGTGAAGCGGCTACTTCACGCTCGCCCCGAGCTCGTCAACGTGCCCGTGCACGGTGAAACGTTCCTGTATCTGGCCGTGCGGAGCAACAGCCTCGAGCTGATCAATGCGCTGCTCGATGCGGGCGCCAACATCGATCTGGGCGTTCCGGATACGGGCGTAACGCCCCTGCATCTGGCAGTGTACCGGCGCAATCTGACGCTGGTGCGTCATCTCATCGAGCGGGGTGCCAACGTGCAGGCACAGAACTGTGTCGGTATGACGGTGGGACATTATGCGGTCGATGCGAACGATGTGAACATGCTGAAGTACGTGCTGGCCCAGGGTGTCAGTGCGGAGACACGCGATCGCTGCCAGTGGACACTGATCTTCCGGGCGCTCTACATGCGCACATGCGTCGATATCGTGCGCCATCTGCTGGAACGAAAGTGCCGACTGAAGGTGAAGGACAGGCTACGGCTGACACCGCTCTACTACGCACAGCTCTGGGGACAGGAGGAGATTCTGCGCTTGCTTAGAAGGAGGTTAAAGATCTGA
- the LOC1274177 gene encoding protein Skeletor, isoforms B/C isoform X1 has product MLLTSGNTSSVRQRSRVIVSVASMILICFLADQTSALQGYYGTKIGDLSELHHGVSGSVYAVDARTLFLKNFNYDGEGPAAYFYVGNTRAPSNKGAHRLRDERGRAGVLRRYRNEDITLSLPEGKTLRDIRWFSVWCDDFSVNFGDVQIRNDLDFPRPTKIAGLSGVHDVSSDNIVIVDAQTLLVPNFSYDGEAPDAKFWVGRGPAPTSQGIRIPDENGKETPLRRYDKKTIVLTLPGDLTVFDIGHFGVWCEAFTVDFGHVRIPDQINVPPSLKMLGISPQSKLNCEVLLDELAFEVRWAVAGESVVVQLVAKLDDGEYMSFGVSPNPQQSQMVGADVAVVWVDKATGKGYAQDYYLDAKSQCSGGRGSCPDTRITENSNSIRLLNAAMVNGYSIVTYQRPLRAADHLDLPVFTNASQAIIWAVGPLNQRYEVSYHSHYLKGNKLIDFGRQPFWNCPTPESDQKQPEQPQKLSSGAAPSYGGGNRREDVANSVQQQRPQVPATARPPAKPGAWDIPPIQCYEPEDGVFYAQMGPTGGKQGYPAITGHVGWGISWYINGLLIPEINVVRGKTYTFVVEGGLDPNVPAKYHPFYITDDSVGGYEHQSEEDRKNIRIFAGVHRSRSGKLVPTGVGRLCNWTPNPDGPPSDEYPSFGAYQRSLSLKCDVGEPGIITWTPDADTPDTVYYQCFTHRYLGWRINVHDACDVAQPSELDEVYAEPNEGISVEESIRHESKVLPADNFLQQHENFLQKHELDLIKHHKMTPDTKKEESFDINLEENPEMTRIIEDGIRAAEELEEKLRANQTVESVNQTIPHQHHPGHPGFGPGPGPHGHRHPPPPGYHGSAKPILSSSGLPVFLRPPNSGPMFRPVKLPVRRPIGIERRPMHGPSRPTRPFVIPQPSMIVSHYQKPVAPLMRPFVAKGKMPIKAIAPILLLGEPTEIKPFRKGPSVEMMVAKPPKQISGAEQRPPSSPGGPPFALPDMPPHLTMSLKKNEPVPITLPIRHTKPVKESLKPNIKPIFKTPYDVSESKMSYEAHAANHGFEPSSVVVESGFKPIYRRKDDYDLEFEDNRAHGFLRRQDDDIDEAIESDALMIHGEDEPSKQTFEPMFIPSPLDSMAMAQVKPSAGPARESATKRNVEILPDETADVVGEGQDALGAANERVDPFYLPPIGSDGSVVSFDGKAVLDMSLVNGPTAVSHQSEPLPPVGGPGTKAEQLLRETPQFGPFRGEYPPIAAYLAPDTAAIYGTRGSSAVQPPVSEYANPLLPGGINAQDSASSEHQSGAAGKPISTKLSIVKPMASSHEDPIPYEETDSDMGRARSKRSAHHHPDHKGDSHDDGWQPMATGVGANAGSSWCRVMLGLVFAVAPTILLRRTVVA; this is encoded by the exons ATGTTGCTAACGAGCGGCAATACAAGCAGCGTCCGGCAGCGATCGAGAGTGATCGTTTCCGTCGCTAGCATGATTTTGATCT GTTTCCTCGCGGACCAGACTAGCGCACTGCAGGGATACTATGGTACCAAGATTGGAGATCTTTCTGAGCTGCATCATGGTGTGTCCGGTTCGGTCTATGCGGTGGATGCCAGGACTCTGTTTCTGAAGAACTTCAACTACGACGGTGAAGGTCCCG CTGCCTACTTCTACGTCGGCAATACGCGAGCCCCTAGCAATAAGGGTGCGCATCGTCTGCGGGATGAGCGGGGCCGGGCCGGCGTGCTGCGGCGGTATCGTAACGAGGACATTACGCTCTCGCTGCCGGAGGGCAAGACGCTGCGCGACATTCGCTGGTTCTCCGTGTGGTGCGATGACTTCTCGGTCAACTTTGGTGATGTGCAGATACGGAACGATCTGGACTTTCCGCGCCCGACCAAGATCGCGGGCCTGAGCGGGGTGCACGATGTCAGCTCGGACAACATCGTGATCGTCGATGCGCAAACGCTGCTCGTACCCAACTTCAGCTACGATGGCGAAGCACCAG ATGCCAAGTTTTGGGTGGGACGAGGGCCAGCACCGACATCGCAGGGTATTCGCATCCCAGACGAGAATGGCAAGGAGACACCGCTGCGTCGCTACGACAAGAAGACGATCGTTCTGACCCTGCCCGGTGATCTGACCGTGTTCGACATCGGTCACTTTGGTGTGTGGTGCGAGGCATTCACTGTCGACTTTGGGCACGTGCGCATCCCGGACCAGATCAATGTGCCACCGTCGCTGAAGATGCTTGGCATCAGCCCACAG TCGAAGCTGAACTGTGAAGTCCTGCTCGATGAGTTGGCCTTTGAGGTTCGTTGGGCCGTCGCCGGTGAAAGTGTGGTCGTACAGCTTGTTGCAAAGTTGG ATGACGGCGAGTACATGTCATTCGGCGTTTCACCCAATCCACAGCAGAGCCAGATGGTGGGAGCCGATGTAGCCGTAGTCTGGGTAGATAAGGCAACGGGCAAGGGCTACGCACAGGACTACTATCTCGATGCCAAATCGCAGTGTTCGGGTGGACGTGGAAGCTGTCCCGATACACGCATTACCGAGAATAGTAACTCAATCCGGCTGCTAAATGCGGCCATGGTAAACGGTTACTCGATCGTCACCTACCAGCGTCCGCTGCGTGCTGCGGATCATCTCGATCTGCCCGTGTTTACCAACGCATCGCAGGCGATCATCTGGGCCGTAGGTCCGTTGAATCAGCGCTACGAGGTGTCGTACCATTCGCACTATCTGAAGGGTAACAAGCTGATTGACTTTGGGCGCCAACCGTTCTGGAACTGTCCGACGCCGGAATCCGACCAGAAGCAGCCAGAACAGCCACAAAAGCTGTCGTCGGGCGCAGCGCCCAGCTATGGTGGTGGCAATCGACGGGAAGATGTAGCGAAcagtgtgcagcagcagcggcctCAGGTACCGGCCACGGCAAGACCACCAGCGAAACCGGGTGCATGGGACATTCCTCCGATCCAGTGCTACGAACCGGAGGACGGCGTGTTCTACGCTCAGATGGGCCCCACCGGTGGCAAACAAGGATATCCAGCTATTACGG GCCATGTCGGATGGGGAATTTCGTGGTATATCAATGGACTTTTGATTCCCGAGATTAACGTGGTTCGTGGTAAGACGTACACATTTGTTGTTGAGGGTGGGCTGGATCCCAACGTACCGGCAAAGTACCATCCTTTCTACATTACGGACGACTCAGTCGGAGGATATGAACATCAATCGGAGGAAGATCGTAAG AACATTCGCATTTTTGCCGGTGTACATCGTAGTCGTAGCGGAAAGCTTGTGCCGACCGGTGTTGGACGCCTCTGCAACTGGACGCCAAATCCGGATGGGCCACCGTCGGACGAATATCCTTCGTTTGGTGCGTACCAGCGCAGCCTGTCGCTGAAGTGTGATGTTGGTGAGCCGGGTATCATCACCTGGACGCCGGATGCGGACACCCCGGACACGGTGTACTACCAATGCTTTACCCACCGTTACCTGGGCTGGCGCATCAACGTTCACGACGCGTGCGATGTGGCACAGCCAAGCGAGCTGGACGAGGTGTACGCCGAACCGAACGAGGGCATCTCTGTGGAGGAATCGATCCGACATGAGTCGAAAGTGCTGCCGGCAGATAACTTCCTACAGCAGCATGAAAACTTCCTACAAAAGCACGAGCTGGATCTGATTAAGCACCACAAGATGACGCCGGACACGAAGAAGGAAGAGTCGTTTGACATTAACCTGGAAGAGAACCCCGAGATGACTCGCATCATTGAGGATGGCATTCGGGCGGCGGAAGAGCTGGAAGAGAAGCTACGTGCAAATCAGACGGTGGAGAGCGTCAATCAAACCATACCGCATCAGCATCACCCGGGCCATCCGGGTTTCGGTCCCGGTCCCGGTCCTCATGGACACCGCCACCCGCCTCCACCCGGATACCACGGTTCGGCAAAACCAATTCTTTCCTCGTCCGGATTACCAGTTTTTCTGCGCCCACCAAACAGTGGTCCAATGTTCCGCCCGGTGAAGCTGCCCGTGCGTCGTCCGATCGGGATCGAGCGTCGCCCGATGCACGGCCCGAGCCGTCCGACGCGGCCATTCGTTATCCCACAACCATCGATGATCGTGAGCCATTATCAGAAGCCGGTCGCACCGTTGATGCGTCCGTTCGTGGCGAAGGGTAAGATGCCGATCAAGGCGATCGCACCGATCCTGCTGCTGGGTGAACCGACCGAAATTAAACCCTTCCGCAAGGGACCCTCGGTGGAGATGATGGTGGCGAAACCGCCGAAACAGATCTCGGGTGCTGAGCAGCGACCGCCCAGCTCACCGGGTGGTCCACCATTCGCCCTGCCGGACATGCCACCACACTTAACAATGAGCTTGAAGAAGAACGAGCCAGTGCCGATCACGTTGCCGATACGACACACGAAACCGGTGAAGGAATCGCTGAAGCCCAACATTAAACCCATCTTCAAGACGCCGTACGATGTGTCGGAATCGAAAATGTCGTACGAAGCGCATGCGGCTAATCACGGCTTCGAGCCCAGCTCGGTCGTAGTGGAGAGTGGCTTTAAGCCGATCTATCGCCGCAAGGACGATTACGATCTTGAGTTTGAGGACAACAGGGCACATGGGTTCTTGCGCCGCCAGGACGACGACATCGACGAAGCGATCGAGAGCGATGCGCTGATGATCCACGGGGAGGACGAACCGTCGAAGCAAACGTTTGAGCCGATGTTTATTCCCTCGCCGCTGGATAGTATGGCGATGGCACAGGTGAAACCGTCGGCTGGCCCGGCCCGCGAATCGGCCACGAAGCGCAACGTCGAAATTCTGCCAGACGAAACGGCCGACGTTGTGGGCGAAGGGCAGGACGCGTTGGGCGCTGCAAACGAACGGGTCGATCCGTTCTATCTGCCACCGATCGGGTCGGACGGGTCGGTTGTTTCGTTTGATGGAAAAGCCGTGCTGGACATGTCGCTTGTCAACGGACCTACGGCGGTTTCGCACCAGAGCGaaccgctgccaccggtcgGTGGTCCGGGCACGAAGGCGGAACAGCTGCTGCGCGAAACTCCCCAGTTTGGCCCGTTCCGTGGGGAGTATCCGCCGATAGCGGCGTATCTGGCACCGGACACGGCCGCTATCTACGGTACGCGTGGTTCGTCTGCTGTCCAGCCACCGGTGTCGGAGTACGCGAATCCGCTGCTCCCGGGTGGCATCAATGCGCAGGACAGTGCGAGCAGTGAGCATCAGTCCGGAGCGGCCGGTAAACCGATCTCGACCAAGCTTTCGATTGTCAAACCGATGGCAAGCTCACACGAGGATCCAATCCCGTACGAAGAGACAGACTCGGACATGGGACGAGCTCGTAGCAAACGATCGGCCCATCATCATCCGGATCATAAAGGTGACAGCCACGACGATGGTTGGCAACCGATGGCGACGGGCGTTGGTGCTAATGCAGGAAGTAGTTGGTGTAGAGTAATGCTGGGACTTGTGTTTGCGGTTGCGCCCACAATTTTGCTACGACGAACGGTGGTGGCGTGA